ATTAAGGGCTTTAAAAACACAAAATAGTTTAGCCATTTTGTGTTTTGGTATAACAACCCATCTACTTTTCTTTTATGGTTGAGTAAATTTATCTATGATCGAATACGTCTCAACACTTTTCATTAACGCGGCTATCTTCGCTTTGTTTAGTCTAGGACTAAATCTACAATGGGGATTTGCAGGGTTGGTTAACTTTGGGCATGTGGCGTTTATGACGGTCGGAGCCTATACCACCGTATTGCTGAGCCTTAATGGTGTGCCTTGGTTTTTGGCTTTTCTAATAGCCGCAGCGATCGCTGGTTTACTGGGCATTATCATCGGCAGTACCGCCTTAAAATTGCGCGAAGACTATCTGGGAATCGTTACCATCGGTGTGTCAGAGATGGTACGTCTATTTGTGAACAATGAAGAATGGCTGACCAAAGGCACAAGGGGCGTGCAGGATTTTCCGCTCCCTTTAGTTAATCTAGTCTCACGTCAATATTATTCCTTTGTGTTGGCAGCACTCTTACTGGTAGTAGTGGCAATAGTATATTGGCGATTAGAGTGGTTAGTGCGATCGCCTTGGGGAAGAGTACTTAAGGCAATTCGTGAAGATGAAGAAGTAGTTAAGGCGCTAGGTAAAAATGTATTTTGGTATAAATTACAAGCCTTTGCGATCGGTGGAGCGATCGGCGGATTAGCAGGATCATTTTATGCTTGGCAATTAACTACTGTTTATCCTGATAATTTCATTCCTCTGATCACTTTCCAAGCATGGACAATCATCACAATTGGCGGTGCTGGCAACAATTTGGGTGTCATACTTGGTGCGGCAATATTTCAGTTTTACAATGCTCTGCCTCGGTTTCTACCTGAACAAATCCGTGCTGATGGTGGTAGGTTTGAGGCGGTTCAACTAATTCTGATCGGTGTTACTCTAATTTTGCTGATGGTATGGCGACCACAGGGAATTTTAGGTAATAAAAAAGAATTAACTTTAAATCGTTAAAAAATAAAGACATTAACCTTTTGTGAATTTGGATTACATGTAATCCAAAACCAGATTGCACATCTATAGCAAGCAGCGCAAGAGATAGCTAGGACATAAAACCAAAAAGATGAGTGGCGACGCAAAGCGCCGCCACTCATCTTTTTGGTTTTATGTCCTAAGCAAAACTTACATTGCTATATAAGTACTTGTGAAAATAAAATTGCAATCTCGTAAAGTTGCATCCCGCAGGGATGCAACTTTACGGGTTATCTACGTTTTCACCCTTTTACTTTCTGGAAGTTAAAATGGTATAGCTTAAATAAATTTAGGAAATTGTGATGGCAAAGGTTGAGATTTATACATGGCGGATGTGTCCTTTCTGTATTAGGGCAAAACATTTACTCGATAAGAAAGGCGTAGAATACACAGAATATGTCATCGATGGGGATGAAGCAGCGCGATCGGCTATGGTAGCCAGAGGTTCTGACGGCAAACGTTCTGTCCCCCAAATTTTTATTAACGATCAGCATATTGGTGGTTGTGATGCTATTCACGCGCTAGATGCTAAAGGAAAACTTGATGCTTTGCTAGCATAACCAAATTTACAAAGAGAGTTCGCTTTGCGAACTCTCTTTGTAATAAGAGTAAAAGCCTCGCTTTGCGAGGCTTTTACTCTTATTTGGCGACTACGCGAATTACTTTTTCCGATCGCACTAAGTCACTCTCACCCGCAAAAATCGAGCGTCCTTGACTATTAGGTAACTCTAGAGGAATCGCGCCCAAAGGCATTTGCACAGTTCTTAAGCCAATATCGTTATCTTGACCTATCAAGAAAGTTACAGGTAAATCAAGACGCGGCTTCGCGATCGCAGTCATGCTGACTAATCGATCAGCTCGCGATTGGAACTTGAAGCATTGTGAACCGATCGCACCTCGCACCGCAGAGCGAATATTCGCGGCTGCTATACGTTTGGCAAAACCTTCAGCAGTGATTAATATTAGCTCTGAACTAGGATTATTTTGTAAATCAAGAATTGATACACCAATTTGAGCTTCAGAACTACCTAAACGTAGGGCAATATTTCCTGCGGCAGTACGTCCAACGGTGGGAATTTGGGTTTCATCGGCTTTGAGGCGTAGGATTCTACCAGCAGAGGTGGCGATCGCTAGTTCTTGCTCTAAGCCGACAATATCAGCCCAGAATAGCGCATCATCTTCTTTGAATTTCGCTGCAATCAGTCCACGTGCGGTCATATCAGCAAATTCTGAAAGGGGAGATCGCTTGATTTTGCCTTGACTCGAAAGCAGGACTAAACCTGCCGTTGATTCAGGATTCTTTTCCCAGACAAACTGCGACACGATGCGATCAGTACTATCGGGTAATAGTGTAATTAAAGGTGTAGCCCGTCCTTTCCCTTTGATGATAGGTACATTGGCAAGAGCAAGGGGAAACGCTCTACCTGAACTAGTCATAACGACCATTTCGCGATCGCTACGGGTGTCATAGGAAGCGATCGTCACATCATCTCCTAAATCCACAGACTGCGAGGCTCTAGAATTAGGCTCTAGGCTTTTGATATAGCCTTTGTGCGTGAGTTGGACGGTAATATCTTGCGGCTCAGCAATGGGAATATTTAGCTCAGTTGTCAGAGAAATTAAGGGAACTTCTACTGGTTTGGGTTGTTTGTTAGTTGTTGCTTTAGGAGATTTGCGATCGCTTACTTTCTCAGTGACATTCCCAGTGTCAAGGGTTTGCTGAATCTGGCGATCGCTTTCAGTATTTTTATCGGCGTTTTTAGATTTAGAACTTTTCGAGGTGGCTCTAGGTGGCTCTGGTTCATCAATGTCGGGAACTGCAATCCTTTGTTGATTGCCCTGTAACAGCCAAGCAAGATGGGTGCGTCTTTGATCGCTATGACGTTTTTTATGATCGCGCAATTCTTTTTTCAAGAATTTCATCAACTCGCGGCGATCGCCTAATAACCTCTCTAATCTAGAAACCTGTTGTTGTAAGGTTTCTAGTTCTTCACGGATCTTCTGTTGCTCAATTGCCGTAATCCGACGTAAAGGCATCGAGAGAATTGCTTCCGCTTGGGTTTCTGATAAAGCAAATTCTGTTTGCAGGTCAGTCTTAGCTAGAGCGCTATTATTCGCAAATCGCAAAATCCTGATCAGGCGATCAATATCTTGGAGAACTAGCACTAGTCCTTCCAATAGATGCGATTTTTCTCGAGCTTTTTTTAGCTCATAACGGAACCGCTTCGCAAGGGTTTCTTCTCGAAAAGAGAGGAATTCTTGCAATAGTTCGCGCAGACTCATTTGCTTTGGTTGCGAACCTTTGAGTGCTAGGAGAATCACCCCAAAATTTGATTGCAAAGCTGTTTGGCGATATAGCTGATCGATAATTACTTCAGGGGAAATATCTTTCTTTAATTCGATAACAACTCGCATCCCTGCGCGATCGCTTTCATCGCGAATATCGGAAATACCCTCAATTTTGCCATTGTTTACTAATTCAGCAATTTTCTCGATCCATGCTGATTTATTGACTTGATAGGGCAACTCCGTCACAATAATCGCTTGTTTCTGGCGCTTACCTGTGCCTTTCCCACCAAACTGCTCAACTGACGCAACACCACGAATCGTAACGCTACCCCGTCCAGTTAAGTAAGCCTCACGCACACCATCCTCATTCATGATGATCCCGCCTGTAGGAAAGTCGGGAGCAGGGATTAAGCTCAATAACTGCTCGTCAGGCAAATTAGGATTATCAATTAAGGCGATCGCGCCATCAACAACTTCACTCAAGTTGTGCGGCGGAATATTCGTCGCCATCCCCACAGCGATCCCTGTGGAACCATTTAGCAAGAGCATCGGCAACTGGGCAGGTAACACGGCTGGCTCTTGCTCGGAGCCATCAAAGTTATCAACAAAATCAACAACATCTTCCTCGATTTCGCTGAGCAAAGCCTCATTACCGATCGCCGCCAAGCGACATTCGGTATAACGCATCGCCGCCGCAGGGTCATTATCGACGGAGCCAAAGTTACCATGCCCCGCCAATAATGGATAACGACTGGAAAAGTCTTGCACCAAACGTACAAGGGCATCGTAAACCGATTGATCGCCGTGGGGGTGATATTTGCCCAATACGTCACCAACGACGCGAGCGCATTTACGAAAGGGACGCTCTGGCACAAGCCCAAGCTCATGCATGGCATAGATAATCCTGCGATGCACAGGTTTAAGCCCATCACGGGCATCGGGCAAGGCACGTCCGACAATGACGCTCATCGCATACTCTAGGTACGATCGCTGCATCTCCGTATGCAATGAGGTCGGTATGATATTTCCCCCGTTAGACTCCAACCCGAAATCTAGCTGTTGTTGCCCTTGCTTTGCCATAAAATCTACGAACGCTGTACAAGATAATCACGATACTTGAAAACAATGTAACAGCAAAACCAAGTCGTATAGTGAATTTACGTCTGATTAAACAAAAAAGAGAGGTGATGCTTTGCATCACCTCTCTTTTTTGTTTTTTATTTTTCTGTCATTCTCCATACGCCATCCCAGTCATCTTCGGGTGCATTGAGTAAAAAGTGCTGACAACGAGTGATATGCATATTGGCGGCTTTATTGTTTTTATCGAGTTCTAATACTTCTGCAAATTCGGCAACAGCCTTACTAAACTTCCGCGTCAGGTAATGCTCACGAGCTGCATGGTAATGCTCAATGATGCGAGATTGGATCTCGTTTAGTGGGTCGGATTTTAAGCCAATTAATTCATACACACTCACAGGTTGATTTTTGCCCTTAACTTGAATGCGATCAAGTTCGCGTACCCAGAGGCGATCGCTACAGAGGTTGTAGGTAGTTTCACTAATGATCGCATCTGTACCATATTGCTTACTTGCACCCTCTAGCCGTGAACCAAGATTCACCCCATCGCCGATCGCCGTAAATTCCATGCGTCTGGTGGAGCCAATATTGCCACTGATCACCGTATCAGAGTTGATACCGATGCCAATTTTGATCGTCGCCATATCAATTTCTTTTTGATTTTGTGGCTTCAGTTTTTCGAGCCGCTTGATATTAAATTCTTTTAAACGATGGCGCATATCGATCGCCGTTTGCACAGCCATCCATGCATGATCGGGAATTGGCAAGGGCGAACCAAACACCGCCATAATCGCATCGCCGATGTATTTATCCAGCGTGCCTTTGTAGTTAAAGACAGCCTCCACCATCGTTTCAAAATATTCGTTCAGCATCATCACCACATCTTCCGCCGCAAGGGTTTCGGTAATGGTGGTATAGCTACGGATATCAGAGAATAATACGGAAACCTCTTTGCGATCGCCGCCCATTTTGGCATCACCACCAGCCAGAAGCTGCTCGGCTAGCTCTTGGGTCATGTAGCGATACATCGTACTTTTGAGGCGTTTTTCTTGGCTGATGTCTTCCATGACGACTAGAGCGCCACGCACGCCTTCACCTTCGTCTCCTTCAGACATGGTGTTGATGGAAATATTAATGCTGTGCTGTTCGCCATCGGTAGAGCGCAGGGTTTGATCGGGATAATATTGCTTACGGCTTTTTTCGTCACTGCCATCCAAACTAGTTTCAAACCATTTAGTGAAGTTCGCCTTTTCAATGTTGATCAGTTCATACACAGACTTGCCTTCTAATAAGGCATTTCCGACTCCAAGTAAGTCATAGGCGCGTTCATTGGCAGCGATAATCTTGCCATGTTTATCCGTAGAGATCACGCCATCGGAAAGACTTCGCAAAATGTCCTTTTGCATTTGCTGTTCTTGCTTAACCTTGGCGAATAGCTTGGCATTTTCTAGCGCCACACCAGCTTGAACGTTGAAGACTTTCATGAATTCTTCGTCATTACCATTGAAACTTGCCTTGAATCTCTCAGGGGAAGCTGGCCATGTGTTGGGGTCATATTCAGGAAAATCACCACGCTGAATCTTGTTAACTAATTGAGTAACACCAATTAACTCTTTGTTAGAGTTGAAAATTGGCATACAAAGTAGGCTACAGGTACGATAACCATTGGCTTGATCGAATTTTTTAGAATTATCAGCATCAGGATGCTCGTAAAGATCAAAGGGAATATTTAAGACTTCGCCTGTAATGGCAACCCGACCTGCATAACCTACGCCCATCGGTACGCGCAATTCTTTGGTTAAGCCGTAGTGATCAACTATTTGTGTCCAGAGATCATTGCGATCGCGATCGATTAGCCACAGAGTACTGCGATCAGCATTCATCAATAACTTAGCTTCGTCCATCACCTTTTTAAGGGTAGCCTCTAGATCTAAACTTTGTCCTAGAGACATGGCTGCTTTCATCAAGGCATCGGCAGCACGTTGTTTTTGAGCTGCCGAATAAAACGCCTGAGAACTTTCTAAAATTAGGCGCATTGATGGCGCAAACTGGGCAAATAGAGCCTGATCTTCTTCCGTAAAACCAACGCGATCGACGCTATCTTCTAGAGGGACAGAGGGATCGTTAATTCGCAGTTTATTAATTAACTGCACCACCGCAACCAGTTGATCGTTATCGTTCAACAGGGGCATGGAGAGCATGGAGTAGGTGCGATAACCAGTCCGCTCAAATTGCTTTTTAGCTTGAGACGATCGCGGATCATCAAAAAAGTCAAAGGGAATATTGACGATGTGACCGTAGGTAGCGACTTCACCAGCGATGCTAGTTGGCTCTGTGGAAATCCGAATTTCAATATTTTTGCCATCTTCACTAGGTACATTTGTCCATAGTTGATTTTTATCGGCATCTAATAAAAAAATTGTGGTGCGATCGGCTGACAACAATTCACCAATCTTGCCACGAATTGCTTGCAGCATTTCATCAAGGATCACATCAAAGTCGGTATTGAGCATTCCGAGGGTTTGATTGACGATCCGTAATCTTTGCTCAACGTCATTAACGACTTGGCTAAACTTTTCGGGCGTAAGTGGTGCAAGCACAGAGGCAAAATTACCTCCTGCGGTTACAGCTAAGGCACTGGAACTACGATAAGAACTATCTTGAAAATCAGTTAAAGCTGGGGCTGGATTGTTGAGCTTGACAGATGAAGATTCGCTCTCGGCAATTACAGCAATCGTCGCCTCAATCGTAGCGTGGGTATCTATGGATGGTATGCGAGAAGGGGATGATGGTGTCATATCAGCACTAAGATTTTCGGTTTAGTCCCAACTTTTTTAAGAGTGGTGATGCTTATCGCAGCACTCTTGTTCCACTTGCACTGTTGCTTTTGAGTTTATGCAAAGCCAATTTCGTCAAATTGAAAAAATTATCTTAGCACCCCTCAGATTGAGATCGCAAACCTAGACACTATAGGCGGCGCGAATCAACGACTCAAGTAAGTTAAGCAGACTGCGGTGCAGTCTGCTTAACTTACTTGAGTCGATCTGGGGAAATTCGAGCTTGGATCATCTCAAATAGGCGATCTCTGACGGCTTCGGTGGTTTCATTCTCTGTGACCATGATCGAAATATCGGCTTGAGCATAGCGATCGCGACGTTGGTTATAGATATCATTGAGGGTTTGTAATGGATCAGCAGTTTGCAAAAGAGGGCGTTGCTCCGATGCTGTTTTGAGGCGATGGTATAAAGTCTCAACAGGGACATCAATCCAAACAACAATGCCATCGTGTAAGTGCGACCAATTGAGCGATCGCATGACGATTCCGCCGCCTGTTGCCACAACTAGACGGGTATAGGCCGAGACTTGTGAAAGTACTTGTTGTTCAAGATCGCGAAATGTCTCTTCGCCATCCTTGGCAAAAATTTCAGGAATTGATTTCCCTGCACATTTCTCAATAAGTGGGTCGGTATCTAAAAAGTTGTAACCTAATTTTTGTGCTAAAAGCTTGCCGACGGTGCTTTTACCTGCACCCATCATCCCAATCAAAAATATATTCGTTCCGTTGAGCATTTGCCTGTATTTAAAATTTATGATGGGTAGTCAAGGAAATCTCCTAAACTAATGTTCCCACAGCAACAGGACTTCTAATTAACGCTTCTGCTTTTTCGGTCGGAGATTGCTATAAAATTTTTGTTGCTATCTTGATACTTAATGGTAAAACCGTAAGTCAAAGATATTTAAGATTAAGTTTTTAAGAGTACGTTGTGAATGCTGAACTATCGCACAGTCTTATCTCATAAAATTTTACAAAAAAAATGGATATTAGGTTTAGGGATTGTCAGTGTTGCTGCGATCACCAACACCTTATTTTCCCTTGAGCATGACTGGCATTTACTGAGCATAAGTACGCTAATGATTGGCGGCACACTTTTGTTTGTGAATGTGCGAAAGAGCTTTGCTGCGGGGATAGAACAACCGACGGTAATCGATCGCAGTTATCTATTTAAAGAACTACAGCAAGCGCAAAAGGCGATCGCCAAAATTGCCGATCTAGGTAAGCGTGACACCTTAGACGCGCAAGCTCAGCAAATCACCAACAATCTCCAAAAAAATCATTTTCAGATCGTCGTTTTTGGCACAGGCTCCGCAGGCAAAACTTCGGTAATTAATGCTTTGTTGGGACGCAAGGCAGGTAAGACTGGGGCAGCAATTGGCACAACGATCGCTCGTCAAGAATACGCTTGTCAAGGAATCGATTTTTCACCCGTTGGCATAACGCCAATTCAAAGTGAAAACAAGGTTAAGCGACAGATTTCTTTGCTTGATACATCGGGGACGCAAGAAATGGGAGCGATGGGACAGCAGAGAGAAATCGAATCTTTGCAAGTTGTCCAAAATGCCGATCTGATGATTTTTGTAACGGAGGGAGATTTAACCAATAGCGAATATTGCGAACTCGAACGCCTTGCTGGTTTAGGTAAGCGTGTAATTCTTGTTTTTAATAAGACGGATTTGTATTTGCCAAGCGATCGCGAAAATGTATTAGCCAAACTCAAGGAACGCACTCAGCATTTCTTAGCTACCACTGATATTGTGGCGATCGCCGCTCAGCCGAGTCCCATCAAAGTACGTCAATATGCCAATGCTGAAGATTCAGTTCATAGTGATGCAATTCAAGAATGGTGGGAAGATCTACCGCCAGATGTGACTGCTTTAAAAGAACGCATTGAGACAATTCTTTCTAATGAGTGGGAAGATTTGCTAATTCACAATACCCATCTGCAAATCAAGAATTTGCTACAGGAAATCAATGGCACAATCAATCATCAACGCCGCCAAGATGCCGCCACAATCATTAATCGTTATCAATTAATCGCCGCTACGACAGTTTTTGCGAATCCCATCCCTGCGATCGATTTGTTGGCTGGAGCCGCAATCAATACCCAAATGTTGATGGATCTCGGCAAAATTTATGATCGTCCCCTCAATTTCAAACAGACTCAACAAGTTGCAATGATCATTGCCCAGCAATTATTACAACTTGGGTGCATCGAAATCGCCAGCTCAGCGATCGCCTCCTGCTTTAAGGTAAATGCGCTCACCTATGCGATCGGTGGCTCCATGCAAGCCGTTACCGCCGCCTACTTAACTCACATTGGCGGTATGAGTTTTGTGGAATATCTAGAGCAGCAACCTGAAACACAATCTGCTCCTGCGATGACTAATGCATTGCAACAAATATGTCAAAAAACCTTTAACGCGTTACAAAGCGATCGCTTCTTTATCGACTTTGTAACCAGTATTTCCAGTCGTGTCGCTAGCAACTACGGCGCTTTGCGCTCATAAAAAAAAGGAGGGTGCTTTGCACCCTCCTTTTTTTGTTTAATTACAAGTCGCCACTGTTAGCAGATAACAAAAAGATGATGACGGGGCCAGAAACAACAATCAGCGCTAAACAAGTCAATTGGAAAATTAGCTGAAAATTAATACTGGAAAATGCGGAAAATACAGGGTTTAGGAAGTCCATAGCGGTTTTCTTAAATATGATTAATAAATCAAACAAAATTCTAGAGTTATTCTAGCAAGCATCGCTACTCAAAAAATCTTTAAAACCCAGAAAATTAAAGAGGGGCGCTTTGCGCCCCTCTTTAATTTTCTGGGTTTTGTGAAAACCTAAAATCGGTTTTGATAAAGAAGCGCTATCATTTGAAATATATTCAAAACATTCAGAATTGGTAAGAGTTATACCTGTGCGTCATCGAATTTGGTTGTTGGCAATACTTGCATCAGTTAGCGTTGGAGCCTCTCCACTACGCGCTCAAGCTCTTCTGCCCCACACAACAAGGATTAATTTTGGAAACTTAGAAGAGCAAGCGCTCAACTTGGCAAGGGAAGCCGCTCAACTTGCTCAATTTGAGCAGTACGATTTGGCATTACCTCGCGCTCGTTTAGCCGCACAACTAGCGCCCAAAGCATTTCAAACTCAAGGCATTCTTGGCAGCATCTATCTTCGTAAAGAGCAATACGCCGAAGCCATTACGGCTTTGAAATTGGCGCATAATCTCAAAAAAGATGAGCCGACGATTTTATTCAGTTTGGGAGCTGCCTATCTCCGCAATAAAAATTATCCCGAAGCAATTAGTAACCTCAAACAAGGACTAACCCTTGAGCCAAAAGCTGCCACAGCGATGTTTGACCTCGGCAATGCTTACTTTTTGACCAAACGTTATGACGAAGCAGTGACTATCTACAATGATGTCCTCGTAATCGATAACAAGTTTTGGGCTGCTACTAATAACATCGGTCTAGTTGAGTATGAACGCGGCAATGTCGATCAGGCGATCGCGAAATGGCAAAACTCGCTCAAGCAAGCCGAAAAAATTGAATTTCTCGCGGCTGAGCCAACCCTCGCCCTTGCCACAGCTTTTTATCGCAAAGGCGATCGCACTAAAGCTGTTGAGCTAGCTGTAGAAGCGATGAAAATCGATCCTCGCTATGGCAAAATTCCCCATTTAGTTGAAAATCTCTGGGGCGATCGGCTTATTGCCGATGTAAAAGTAGTCTTAGCGCAGCCTCAAGTCAAGCAAATTTTAGCTGAGAGCGATCTCGCTACTCGCCAAGTACCCATAATTCGCCGCAATTAATCCAAGATCAAAAAAAGAAAGCCACACAAAGTGTGGCTTTCTTTTTTTTGATCTTGGATGAGCAATTTATCCCAATTCACAAAAGTGCGACCACACTTTTGTGAATTAACGCCAGTTCGACAAAAGCGAAAAATGGTAAGAATCGCTAAGCGATTCTTACCATTTTTCGCCATTTGCGTCGTGCTTCGCACGACGCAAATGGCGATATCGAACTAACGTTGAATTAAAAACCAAATCCAGTAAAGGCTTTCAAAACACAAATGGCTTAGCCATTTTTAATCCCAAAACACTTTGGGATTAGTTTTTGCTTGATACAATTGCTTTAACCTTAACTTCAGAAATTCTTGGGAAATAAGATTGCTCTGCAAAAGTCCCATTATCCCTGATCAAAGCAACCTGCTCATGGGCAAGGCGCATCTGAGAATTGATCGCAGTCGTTGTTGCATCGTAGAGGTTCGTAGCCATTTTGGGATAAGCACCGATCGCAATAATTGGTACTAAGAAGCAAACTGCAATAAATACTTCGCGAGGTCGGGCATCGCTAAATTCAGCTTCACTAGGCAAAATGCAATTTGTACCGAAACAAACTACATCTTGGTTACCTTGAGCCTTGAGGCTAATGTCCGAAATATCGCAGGATGGATTGATATCACAGGTAGGATTCGCATCGGAAGCGTAGAAAATCTGACGCAACATCGACAGCAAATAAATCGGTGTAAGAATCACGCCAACTGCGGCTAAAAACACCGTCACTGTACGGAAGGTAGAGCTATAAACATCACTGGAAGTCATCCCGACAAAGATCGAGATTTCGCTAGCAAACCCACTCATCCCAGGAAGGGCAAGGGAAGCCAATGCGCCAACAGTAAATAGGGCAAATACCTTAGGCATTACTTTCCCGATATAACCCATCTCTGTCATTAACATCGTGTGGGTGCGATCGTAAGTTACACCTGCGAGGAAGAACAACACAGAAGCAATTAAGCCGTGAGAAATCATTTGCAACATCGCACCACTGATTCCCAAGTCCGTGAACGAGGCAATGCCGATTAGCACAAATCCCATGTGTGAGACCGATGAAAATGCAAGGCGGCGTTTCATATTGACTTGGGCAAAGGAATTCACTGCACCATAAACAATATTGATGACACCGAGCATTGCTAAAACTGGCGCAAAGTAAACATGGGCATGGTCAAGTAATCCCATATTCAGACGGATTAGACCATAACCACCCATTTTCAGTAATACACCAGCCAAAATCATCGATACGGGAGAAGATGCTTCCCCGTGGGCATCAGGCAACCAAGTGTGGAGAGGGAAAATTGCGAGTTTGACACCAAAGGCAATTAATAAACCTGCATAAAGTGGAAGTTCTAAGGCAATAGGGAAATCTTTGAGAGCTAGCTCAGCCATGTCAAAGGTGAGGTTATTGCCATAGAGCGCCATCGCTAAGCCAGCAACTAGGATGAAAATAGATGCGGCGGCGGTATAAAGCAAAAATTTGGTAGCTGCGTACTGGCGTTTCTGACCTCCCCAGATCGAAACGAGTAGATAGACGGGAATTAGCTCAACTTCCCACATGATGAAGAACAGCAATAAATCTTGGGCGACAAATACACCGATTTGCGCGGAGTATAGAACCAACATCAGGAAGTAAAACAGACGCGGTTTGATGTTAACTTGCCATGCCGCGAAGATAGAAAGAGTGGTGACAAGTCCAGCCAGTAGAACTAGAGGTGCGGAGATGCCATCGACCGAAACTGCCCAACTAAGACCTAATTGGGGTATCCAAGTGTACTTTTCCGTGAGTTGAAATGTCGCGCTGCTCGGATCGTAGTTCTTCCAGAAGGCATAGCACATCAAAATGAAGTCAGCGATGCCTACGCCTAATGCATACCAACGTACAGTTTTGCCTTCTTTGTCGGGCAGTATGGGTATGAGTAAGGAACCTACGAGGGGCAGCAGGACGATCGCGGTAAGCCAAGGAAATTGGGCTGATGTCATGTCAATGAGAATAAATACTTACTCTAAGGAATGTTAAGCATTGTACTAAACTTTACAAAGTTTTAAGCATTATTCTTTTCGATAGCTATCATTAGAAACAACAAAAATATTTTATTTTCTCACAACTTTTTTTATATAAGTAGCTCACCATAATTCAAGCCTAAAACCTAGAAAGCTATCCCGCCGCCCGCTACGCGGGCGGGAT
This genomic stretch from Pseudanabaena galeata CCNP1313 harbors:
- a CDS encoding YcjF family protein codes for the protein MLNYRTVLSHKILQKKWILGLGIVSVAAITNTLFSLEHDWHLLSISTLMIGGTLLFVNVRKSFAAGIEQPTVIDRSYLFKELQQAQKAIAKIADLGKRDTLDAQAQQITNNLQKNHFQIVVFGTGSAGKTSVINALLGRKAGKTGAAIGTTIARQEYACQGIDFSPVGITPIQSENKVKRQISLLDTSGTQEMGAMGQQREIESLQVVQNADLMIFVTEGDLTNSEYCELERLAGLGKRVILVFNKTDLYLPSDRENVLAKLKERTQHFLATTDIVAIAAQPSPIKVRQYANAEDSVHSDAIQEWWEDLPPDVTALKERIETILSNEWEDLLIHNTHLQIKNLLQEINGTINHQRRQDAATIINRYQLIAATTVFANPIPAIDLLAGAAINTQMLMDLGKIYDRPLNFKQTQQVAMIIAQQLLQLGCIEIASSAIASCFKVNALTYAIGGSMQAVTAAYLTHIGGMSFVEYLEQQPETQSAPAMTNALQQICQKTFNALQSDRFFIDFVTSISSRVASNYGALRS
- the psb30 gene encoding photosystem II reaction center protein Ycf12/Psb30, which translates into the protein MDFLNPVFSAFSSINFQLIFQLTCLALIVVSGPVIIFLLSANSGDL
- a CDS encoding tetratricopeptide repeat protein; protein product: MRHRIWLLAILASVSVGASPLRAQALLPHTTRINFGNLEEQALNLAREAAQLAQFEQYDLALPRARLAAQLAPKAFQTQGILGSIYLRKEQYAEAITALKLAHNLKKDEPTILFSLGAAYLRNKNYPEAISNLKQGLTLEPKAATAMFDLGNAYFLTKRYDEAVTIYNDVLVIDNKFWAATNNIGLVEYERGNVDQAIAKWQNSLKQAEKIEFLAAEPTLALATAFYRKGDRTKAVELAVEAMKIDPRYGKIPHLVENLWGDRLIADVKVVLAQPQVKQILAESDLATRQVPIIRRN
- a CDS encoding NAD(P)H-quinone oxidoreductase subunit 4: MTSAQFPWLTAIVLLPLVGSLLIPILPDKEGKTVRWYALGVGIADFILMCYAFWKNYDPSSATFQLTEKYTWIPQLGLSWAVSVDGISAPLVLLAGLVTTLSIFAAWQVNIKPRLFYFLMLVLYSAQIGVFVAQDLLLFFIMWEVELIPVYLLVSIWGGQKRQYAATKFLLYTAAASIFILVAGLAMALYGNNLTFDMAELALKDFPIALELPLYAGLLIAFGVKLAIFPLHTWLPDAHGEASSPVSMILAGVLLKMGGYGLIRLNMGLLDHAHVYFAPVLAMLGVINIVYGAVNSFAQVNMKRRLAFSSVSHMGFVLIGIASFTDLGISGAMLQMISHGLIASVLFFLAGVTYDRTHTMLMTEMGYIGKVMPKVFALFTVGALASLALPGMSGFASEISIFVGMTSSDVYSSTFRTVTVFLAAVGVILTPIYLLSMLRQIFYASDANPTCDINPSCDISDISLKAQGNQDVVCFGTNCILPSEAEFSDARPREVFIAVCFLVPIIAIGAYPKMATNLYDATTTAINSQMRLAHEQVALIRDNGTFAEQSYFPRISEVKVKAIVSSKN